The following proteins are encoded in a genomic region of Bernardetia sp. MNP-M8:
- a CDS encoding carbamoyltransferase: MNILGISAFYHDSAAALLQDGKIIAAAQEERFTRIKHDPNFPTQAIKYCLEESGLTLDKLDAIVFYDKPLLKFERLLETYYAFSPKGLLSFLTAIPVWLKEKMFLKRMIYQELKEIEDYDKKSFKLLFPEHHLSHAASAFYPSNYEDAAILTIDGVGEWATVSICHGKGKDITILKELQFPHSLGLLYSAFTYYTGFKVNSGEYKLMGLAPYGNPEADQTKEFVRKIKETLCHVYPDGSIWLDQSYFNYATGLRMIQEKKWEQLFGVPTRKSETPIDQVHCDLALAIQQVTEEVVILMAHEAKRLTGSKNLCMAGGVALNCVANGKLEKENIFENIFIQPAAGDAGGALGAAQAAYHIYFGQEREITDTLDQMQGSYLGPQYSELDIQKMGKKYNAVSEKYANFDDLARKTASLLAEGNVIGWFQGRMEFGPRALGGRSILGDARNPEMQKKLNLKIKYREGFRPFAPSVLAEKVEEYFEQTTPSPYMLLVQPVKESRQNKFPDNYNSLPLMEKLYFLRSDLPSITHIDYSARIQTVHKETNPRYWKLISAFEEQTGYALVVNTSFNVRGEPIVCTPEDAYKCLMRTEMDYLVIGDFIFDKKLQPEWAEKDDWRTEFALD; this comes from the coding sequence ATGAATATTCTCGGCATTTCAGCATTTTATCACGATTCGGCAGCAGCACTTCTCCAAGACGGAAAAATAATTGCAGCAGCTCAAGAAGAACGTTTTACACGAATAAAACATGATCCAAATTTTCCTACACAGGCTATAAAATACTGTTTGGAAGAATCTGGACTTACACTTGATAAACTAGATGCGATTGTTTTTTATGACAAACCTCTTCTCAAATTTGAACGCCTTTTAGAAACCTATTATGCTTTTTCTCCAAAAGGCTTACTTTCTTTTTTGACGGCAATTCCTGTTTGGCTAAAAGAAAAAATGTTTTTGAAACGCATGATTTATCAAGAGCTAAAAGAAATAGAAGACTACGACAAAAAAAGTTTTAAACTTCTCTTTCCCGAACATCACTTATCACATGCTGCAAGTGCTTTCTATCCTTCAAATTATGAAGATGCAGCCATTCTTACAATTGACGGTGTTGGAGAATGGGCAACTGTTTCTATTTGTCATGGAAAAGGAAAAGATATTACAATTCTAAAAGAACTACAATTTCCTCATTCTTTAGGTCTTTTGTATTCTGCTTTTACCTATTATACAGGTTTTAAAGTCAATTCAGGAGAATATAAATTGATGGGACTTGCTCCTTATGGAAATCCAGAAGCAGACCAAACCAAAGAATTTGTAAGAAAAATAAAAGAAACTCTTTGTCATGTTTATCCTGATGGTTCTATTTGGTTAGACCAATCGTATTTCAATTATGCGACAGGATTACGCATGATTCAAGAAAAAAAATGGGAACAGCTTTTTGGTGTGCCCACAAGAAAGTCAGAAACTCCAATCGATCAAGTGCATTGTGATTTGGCTTTGGCTATTCAGCAAGTGACAGAAGAAGTAGTTATTTTGATGGCACATGAAGCAAAACGCCTGACAGGTTCAAAAAATCTTTGTATGGCTGGTGGTGTTGCTCTAAATTGTGTCGCAAATGGAAAACTAGAAAAAGAGAATATTTTTGAGAATATTTTTATTCAGCCAGCAGCAGGTGATGCTGGTGGTGCTTTGGGAGCCGCACAAGCAGCTTATCATATTTATTTCGGACAAGAAAGAGAGATTACTGATACTTTAGACCAAATGCAGGGTAGTTATTTAGGACCTCAATATTCAGAATTAGATATTCAGAAGATGGGCAAAAAATACAATGCTGTTTCAGAAAAGTATGCTAATTTTGATGATTTAGCTAGAAAAACAGCTTCTCTTTTAGCAGAAGGAAATGTAATTGGTTGGTTTCAAGGAAGAATGGAGTTTGGTCCTAGAGCTTTGGGAGGTAGAAGTATCTTAGGAGATGCACGTAACCCAGAAATGCAGAAAAAATTAAACTTGAAAATTAAATATAGAGAGGGATTTAGACCTTTTGCACCTTCAGTTTTGGCTGAAAAAGTAGAAGAGTATTTTGAGCAAACAACACCTTCTCCATATATGCTTTTGGTGCAGCCTGTCAAAGAATCTCGTCAAAATAAATTTCCAGATAATTACAATTCATTGCCTTTAATGGAAAAGTTGTATTTTCTCAGAAGTGATTTGCCTTCTATTACCCATATTGATTATTCGGCTCGTATTCAGACTGTTCATAAGGAAACAAACCCAAGATACTGGAAACTCATTAGTGCTTTTGAAGAGCAAACAGGATATGCTTTGGTAGTCAATACAAGTTTTAATGTACGTGGAGAACCTATCGTTTGTACACCAGAAGATGCTTATAAATGTTTGATGCGTACAGAAATGGATTATTTAGTAATTGGAGATTTTATTTTTGATAAAAAACTTCAACCTGAATGGGCTGAAAAAGATGATTGGCGTACA